From one Pedobacter faecalis genomic stretch:
- a CDS encoding porin has translation MKFRALVLLFSLLSFAGQLKAQGEGDEKPMKFNGMEFKSADSLFYINFRFRMQNRVGYYSNAPKELGVSEWDARVRRLRLRGDGYILGKQLGYSFQLSFSRGDQDIDNTGISNIVRDAVIFYNFSDRFYIAFGQNKLPGNRQRVNSSGQLQFAERSIVNSALTIDRDFGIKAYYNNFIGNAVYHIKGAISTGEGRSVNTTDKGLAYTGRVEFLPFGNFKNGGDYSEGDLEREEKPKLSIAGGYSFNKATTNTGGQLGEDLFSPVDMGTLMLDAIFKYQGWAFSVEHMNRQVDNPLTFNDDDELSYAFEGSGTNYQGSYVFRNNVETAFRYSNLKPSQDIAIYKNRREVLELGLSKYLRGHKVKAQLNINYNVDDNNFSFSNQDNNWGAIFQIELGI, from the coding sequence ATGAAATTTAGAGCGTTAGTATTATTATTTAGTTTATTATCCTTTGCAGGCCAGCTAAAAGCGCAAGGCGAAGGTGACGAAAAACCGATGAAGTTTAACGGCATGGAATTTAAATCCGCGGACTCGCTTTTCTACATCAATTTCAGGTTCCGTATGCAGAACAGGGTAGGCTACTATAGCAATGCCCCTAAAGAGTTGGGCGTTAGCGAGTGGGACGCCAGAGTGAGACGGCTGAGGCTAAGAGGCGATGGATATATTCTGGGAAAGCAACTTGGCTATAGCTTTCAGTTATCGTTCTCGCGGGGCGATCAGGATATCGACAACACCGGAATTTCAAATATTGTGAGAGACGCGGTGATATTCTACAACTTCAGCGACAGATTTTATATTGCTTTTGGTCAGAACAAGCTTCCCGGTAACAGGCAGCGTGTGAACTCTTCAGGGCAGCTACAGTTTGCAGAACGTTCAATTGTTAACTCCGCACTTACCATCGACCGCGACTTCGGAATTAAGGCCTATTACAATAATTTTATAGGCAACGCAGTATATCACATCAAAGGGGCAATAAGCACCGGCGAGGGAAGGTCCGTCAATACGACCGACAAGGGCTTAGCTTATACAGGCAGAGTCGAATTTTTACCCTTCGGCAATTTTAAAAACGGGGGAGATTATTCGGAGGGGGATTTAGAAAGAGAGGAAAAGCCAAAGCTGAGCATCGCGGGTGGTTATTCTTTTAATAAGGCGACAACGAATACTGGCGGACAACTTGGCGAAGACCTTTTCTCGCCGGTTGACATGGGAACTCTTATGCTCGATGCCATATTCAAATACCAGGGCTGGGCTTTCTCGGTTGAGCATATGAACCGTCAGGTTGATAACCCTTTAACGTTCAACGATGATGACGAACTAAGTTATGCATTCGAAGGAAGCGGTACGAACTATCAGGGCTCGTACGTTTTCAGAAACAATGTTGAGACTGCCTTCAGATATTCAAATCTAAAGCCTTCTCAGGATATCGCTATCTACAAAAATCGCCGCGAAGTTCTTGAACTTGGACTCAGCAAATATCTGAGAGGGCACAAAGTGAAAGCCCAGTTGAATATCAATTACAATGTTGATGATAACAACTTCAGTTTCTCAAATCAGGATAATAATTGGGGCGCAATATTTCAGATTGAACTGGGGATTTAA
- a CDS encoding acyl-CoA carboxylase subunit beta: MQNKIEELGQKRALALQGGGTARIENQHRKGKLTARERIHFLLDENTFEEIGMFVTHRSADFGMDREKYLGDGVVTGYGTISGRLVYVFSQDFTVFGGSLSETHAEKICKLMDMAMKNGAPLIGLNDSGGARIQEGVVSLGGYADIFYRNVQASGVVPQLSAIMGPCAGGAVYSPAITDFIFMVEQTSYMFVTGPNVVKTVTHEEVTSEELGGASTHATKSGVTHFACGNEMEAIGYLKRVLSYIPQNCEDLPPVLEYIANDERREALNGLMPESVNQPYDVREIIDELADPDSFLEVHKNYAENIVVGFARLAGRSMGIVANQPAYLAGVLDNSASVKAARFVRFCDCFNIPLLVLEDVPGFLPGTDQEWNGIITNGAKLLYAFSEATVPRITVITRKAYGGAYDVMNSKHIGADLNYAWPSAEIAVMGAKGAAEIIFKREISTAESPEEKWLEKERLYSDIFANPYRAAERGFVDEVIEPSETRLKLIKGFKMLENKTVNLPRKKHGNIPL, from the coding sequence ATGCAAAATAAGATTGAGGAATTAGGGCAGAAACGGGCTTTGGCGCTTCAGGGGGGTGGCACTGCAAGAATCGAGAACCAACACCGAAAGGGCAAGCTGACAGCACGTGAACGCATTCATTTTTTGCTGGATGAAAATACTTTCGAGGAGATCGGTATGTTCGTGACACATCGTAGCGCTGATTTTGGGATGGACCGCGAAAAGTATCTCGGCGATGGTGTAGTTACGGGATATGGAACTATATCGGGAAGATTGGTATATGTGTTTTCGCAGGATTTTACGGTATTTGGCGGGTCGCTGTCTGAAACCCATGCAGAAAAGATCTGCAAACTTATGGACATGGCCATGAAGAATGGTGCACCTCTTATCGGCTTGAATGACAGCGGTGGCGCACGGATTCAAGAGGGCGTGGTTTCCCTAGGCGGATATGCCGACATCTTTTACAGAAATGTACAGGCATCCGGGGTCGTGCCACAGTTATCGGCCATCATGGGGCCCTGCGCTGGAGGAGCAGTCTATTCGCCTGCAATTACGGACTTCATATTTATGGTTGAGCAGACATCCTATATGTTTGTGACTGGGCCAAATGTAGTGAAAACCGTTACTCACGAAGAAGTGACGTCTGAAGAGCTGGGCGGAGCTTCTACTCATGCTACCAAATCCGGCGTTACCCACTTCGCTTGTGGCAACGAAATGGAAGCTATAGGGTATCTTAAGCGGGTTTTAAGTTACATCCCTCAAAATTGTGAAGATTTACCCCCCGTCTTAGAATACATCGCGAACGACGAGCGCCGCGAGGCCCTTAATGGTCTTATGCCTGAAAGTGTTAACCAACCGTATGATGTCAGGGAAATTATTGATGAGCTGGCTGACCCTGACAGCTTTTTGGAGGTACACAAAAACTATGCGGAGAATATCGTCGTGGGTTTCGCCAGACTCGCAGGACGAAGTATGGGCATCGTGGCAAACCAGCCCGCATACTTAGCCGGGGTTTTAGACAATAGTGCATCGGTCAAAGCTGCGCGGTTCGTAAGGTTCTGCGACTGTTTTAACATTCCGCTTCTCGTGTTAGAAGATGTTCCTGGCTTCCTGCCAGGGACTGATCAGGAATGGAACGGTATCATCACAAACGGGGCTAAACTGCTTTACGCTTTTAGCGAAGCTACTGTTCCTAGAATAACCGTAATTACCAGAAAGGCTTACGGTGGTGCTTATGATGTAATGAACTCGAAGCATATTGGTGCTGATCTGAATTATGCTTGGCCGAGTGCCGAAATTGCTGTGATGGGAGCAAAAGGCGCAGCCGAAATTATATTCAAGAGAGAAATTTCTACAGCTGAATCTCCGGAGGAAAAATGGTTAGAAAAAGAACGGCTATATTCCGATATCTTTGCTAACCCTTACAGAGCCGCGGAACGTGGGTTTGTAGACGAAGTAATTGAACCTTCTGAAACCCGCTTGAAACTGATCAAAGGTTTTAAAATGCTTGAAAACAAAACAGTAAACCTTCCGCGAAAAAAACACGGAAATATTCCATTATAG
- a CDS encoding M42 family metallopeptidase, which produces MNKMKDEEKPKHLSVVTDESLKFFENYINNPSPTGFEYPGQKLWLDYLAPYVDESFIDSYGTAVGVINPKADFKVVIEAHADEISWFVNYITAEGLIYVIRNGGSDHQIAPSKRVNIHTEKGLVKAVFGWPAIHTRNGEKEEAPALKNIFLDCGCTSREEVEQLGIHVGCVITYEDEFMVLNDRYYVGRALDNRAGGFMIAEVARLLKENKKELPFGLYIVNSVQEEIGLRGAEMIAQRIKPNVAIVTDVTHDTSTPMINKITQGDLACGKGPVVSYAPAVQTNLNKLLIKTAQENSIPFQRQASSRSTGTDTDAFAYSNGGVPSALISLPLRYMHTTVEMIHKEDVDNVISLIYHSLLNIQNNHDFTYGK; this is translated from the coding sequence ATGAACAAAATGAAAGATGAAGAAAAACCGAAACACTTATCAGTAGTGACTGATGAATCGTTAAAATTTTTTGAAAATTATATCAATAACCCATCTCCAACCGGATTTGAATACCCAGGTCAGAAACTATGGTTAGATTACCTCGCGCCATACGTCGACGAAAGTTTTATAGACAGCTACGGAACTGCCGTCGGTGTGATAAACCCTAAAGCCGACTTCAAGGTTGTAATTGAGGCCCACGCAGACGAGATATCATGGTTTGTGAACTATATTACCGCTGAAGGATTGATATATGTAATAAGAAATGGTGGTTCTGATCATCAGATAGCGCCATCAAAGCGCGTAAACATCCATACAGAAAAGGGATTGGTAAAAGCCGTATTCGGTTGGCCTGCAATACATACCCGCAATGGTGAAAAAGAGGAAGCTCCAGCATTAAAAAACATTTTTCTCGATTGCGGATGTACCTCAAGAGAGGAAGTCGAACAATTAGGAATTCATGTAGGCTGTGTGATAACCTATGAGGACGAGTTTATGGTGCTCAATGACAGATATTACGTAGGAAGGGCTCTTGATAACAGAGCGGGCGGTTTTATGATCGCCGAGGTAGCTCGTTTGCTCAAGGAGAATAAAAAGGAATTGCCTTTCGGACTTTATATCGTCAACTCGGTACAGGAAGAAATTGGTTTGCGCGGCGCAGAAATGATTGCTCAACGTATCAAGCCTAATGTCGCTATCGTTACAGACGTAACGCACGACACCTCTACCCCTATGATTAATAAAATTACCCAGGGCGACTTAGCTTGCGGAAAAGGTCCGGTTGTTTCATATGCACCGGCTGTACAAACGAATCTAAATAAGCTCCTGATCAAAACAGCTCAGGAAAACAGCATACCTTTCCAACGCCAGGCCTCGTCAAGATCTACAGGCACCGATACGGACGCATTTGCGTATTCTAACGGAGGTGTTCCGTCGGCACTTATATCATTACCGCTGAGATATATGCACACGACGGTAGAAATGATCCATAAAGAAGACGTAGATAACGTGATCAGTTTGATTTATCATTCACTATTAAACATCCAGAACAATCATGACTTCACCTACGGTAAATAG
- a CDS encoding nucleotidyltransferase family protein gives MKPTLLILAAGMASRYGSMKQIDGFGPNGETIIDYSIFDAIRAGFGKVVFIIKEEFHENFKSIFDPKLKDRIEVDYVFQNFDLKQFGIEEEIPREKPWGTAHAILSGRKVVKEPFCVINADDFYGFDAFEKMAHFLTAETDDQRYAIVGYQIGKTLSEFGSVSRGVCKTNEAGFLEDITERTQVYKKENTIVYLENEVEHPLSYETPVSMNFWGFTPAVFPYTENMFRTFALENKDKPKAEFFIPLIGETLVKSGQASFKVIPTDSQWFGVTYKEDKPFVQDSINALISEGTYPESLWN, from the coding sequence ATGAAACCAACTTTACTAATACTGGCAGCCGGAATGGCAAGCCGGTACGGAAGCATGAAGCAGATAGATGGCTTCGGCCCCAATGGAGAAACAATTATAGACTACTCAATTTTTGACGCAATCAGAGCCGGTTTTGGTAAGGTTGTTTTTATTATAAAGGAGGAATTCCACGAAAACTTTAAATCAATCTTTGATCCCAAATTGAAGGACAGGATAGAGGTGGACTATGTGTTCCAGAATTTCGACTTGAAGCAATTCGGAATTGAAGAAGAAATACCTCGTGAGAAACCCTGGGGAACTGCTCATGCCATTCTTTCTGGAAGAAAGGTTGTAAAAGAACCGTTTTGCGTTATCAATGCTGATGATTTCTACGGCTTTGACGCATTCGAAAAAATGGCCCATTTTCTTACAGCTGAAACGGATGATCAGAGGTATGCCATTGTCGGATATCAGATTGGTAAAACGCTTTCTGAATTCGGATCGGTGTCGCGCGGCGTATGCAAAACCAATGAAGCAGGGTTCCTTGAAGATATTACTGAACGGACCCAAGTATATAAAAAAGAGAACACGATCGTTTATCTGGAGAATGAGGTAGAGCATCCTCTGAGTTATGAAACCCCTGTCTCTATGAATTTCTGGGGATTTACGCCCGCCGTTTTCCCGTACACGGAGAATATGTTCAGAACCTTTGCGCTTGAGAATAAGGACAAACCTAAAGCGGAATTTTTTATTCCATTGATTGGAGAAACGTTAGTCAAGTCAGGCCAGGCAAGTTTTAAGGTAATTCCCACAGACAGCCAGTGGTTTGGCGTAACTTATAAAGAAGATAAGCCATTTGTGCAGGACAGCATCAATGCTTTAATAAGCGAGGGCACATACCCGGAAAGTCTCTGGAACTAA
- the dnaK gene encoding molecular chaperone DnaK: MSKIIGIDLGTTNSCVSVMEGNEPVVIANSEGKRTTPSIVAFAENGERKVGEPAKRQAITNPTKTISSIKRFMGSSFAEVTKEATRVPYKLVKGDNNTPRVEIDDRKYTPQEISAMILQKMKKTAEDFLGQEVSEAVITVPAYFNDAQRQATKEAGEIAGLNVKRIINEPTAAALAYGLDKAHKDMKIVVFDCGGGTHDVSVLELGDGVFEVKSTDGDTHLGGDDFDHVIIEWLAEEFKTENGMDLHQDPMALQRLKEAAEKAKIELSSTTTTEINLPYITADATGPKHLVRSLSRAKFEQLASDLVNRTIEPCKSALKNAGLKTSDIDEIILVGGSTRIPAIQDAVKAFFGKEPSKGVNPDEVVAIGAAIQGGVLTGEVKDVLLLDVTPLSLGIETMGGVMTKLIEANTTIPSKKAETFSTAADNQPSVEIHILQGERPMAAQNRTIGRFILDGIPPAPRGVPQIEVAFDIDANGILHVSAKDKATGKEQKIRIEASSGLTDEEIKRMKEEAERNAESDKAAKEEAEKINSADALIFSTEKQLKEFGDKLSADKKSTIEAGLQKLKDAHAARNFADIDSAQQELQAAWNAASEEMYKAGQEPGAPAGDSASGQPQDGAGNGGDNVTDVDFEEVKDDKK; encoded by the coding sequence ATGTCAAAGATTATTGGTATAGACTTAGGAACAACAAATTCTTGTGTTTCTGTGATGGAGGGGAATGAACCTGTTGTGATCGCCAACAGTGAAGGTAAAAGAACTACGCCTTCAATTGTGGCTTTTGCAGAAAATGGCGAGCGTAAAGTAGGGGAGCCGGCAAAACGGCAGGCTATAACGAACCCAACTAAGACGATTTCCTCTATAAAGCGTTTTATGGGGAGCAGTTTTGCTGAGGTTACAAAGGAAGCTACACGAGTTCCTTATAAACTTGTTAAAGGAGATAACAATACTCCCAGAGTTGAGATTGACGACCGGAAATATACTCCTCAGGAGATATCCGCAATGATTCTGCAGAAGATGAAAAAAACGGCCGAGGATTTCCTAGGTCAGGAGGTCTCTGAAGCTGTAATCACTGTGCCAGCATATTTTAATGATGCCCAAAGGCAAGCCACTAAGGAAGCGGGAGAAATCGCTGGGTTGAATGTGAAGCGTATTATTAATGAACCAACTGCGGCTGCATTGGCTTATGGTCTTGATAAGGCGCATAAGGACATGAAGATTGTTGTGTTTGACTGTGGTGGTGGTACACATGATGTGTCAGTTTTGGAATTAGGCGATGGCGTTTTTGAAGTAAAATCTACCGACGGAGATACGCATTTGGGTGGAGACGACTTTGATCATGTGATCATTGAATGGCTGGCAGAAGAATTTAAGACTGAAAACGGAATGGATCTTCATCAGGACCCGATGGCGCTTCAGCGCTTGAAGGAAGCTGCTGAAAAGGCTAAAATTGAACTTTCCAGCACAACTACAACTGAGATCAACTTACCTTATATTACTGCCGATGCGACAGGGCCGAAACATTTGGTGCGGTCGTTAAGCCGCGCAAAATTTGAGCAATTGGCTTCAGATCTTGTAAATCGTACGATCGAACCATGTAAATCGGCTTTAAAAAATGCTGGCTTGAAAACCAGTGATATAGATGAGATTATATTAGTTGGTGGTTCGACACGTATTCCTGCTATTCAAGACGCTGTAAAGGCGTTCTTCGGGAAAGAGCCGTCTAAGGGTGTGAACCCTGATGAGGTTGTGGCAATCGGTGCAGCAATTCAGGGAGGGGTTCTTACGGGAGAAGTAAAAGACGTTTTGCTTCTTGATGTTACGCCGCTATCATTAGGTATCGAAACTATGGGTGGTGTGATGACTAAGCTCATTGAAGCCAACACTACTATTCCGTCTAAGAAAGCGGAAACGTTCTCAACAGCTGCAGATAATCAGCCATCGGTGGAAATACATATTCTCCAAGGCGAGCGTCCAATGGCAGCTCAAAACCGGACCATTGGTAGGTTTATCTTGGATGGTATTCCACCTGCGCCTAGGGGAGTTCCACAGATTGAGGTTGCTTTCGATATAGATGCAAACGGTATTTTACATGTTAGCGCAAAAGATAAGGCAACTGGAAAGGAACAAAAGATACGTATCGAGGCGTCCTCCGGATTGACTGATGAGGAAATCAAACGTATGAAGGAGGAGGCAGAAAGAAATGCAGAATCTGATAAAGCTGCCAAAGAAGAAGCAGAGAAAATTAACAGTGCGGATGCATTGATTTTCTCCACAGAGAAGCAGCTTAAAGAGTTCGGCGATAAACTGTCTGCGGATAAAAAGTCGACCATCGAAGCTGGTCTACAAAAGCTGAAGGATGCTCATGCTGCCAGAAACTTCGCAGATATCGATTCTGCCCAACAAGAACTTCAGGCAGCTTGGAATGCCGCTTCGGAAGAAATGTATAAGGCAGGTCAGGAACCTGGTGCTCCGGCCGGAGATTCGGCGTCTGGTCAGCCACAGGATGGCGCAGGCAACGGAGGTGATAATGTTACTGATGTTGATTTCGAAGAAGTTAAAGACGATAAAAAGTAA
- a CDS encoding class I SAM-dependent methyltransferase, whose amino-acid sequence MIDPEIFEEFRIRIHQVVASEAFVKASLGNYHGIEPELKKIYIRPVLIKGHKMLAFTYRYKTRDIFKNFFVDEGIALLEQFVVSGFRICTVLSTSGEFVLEVNKKGKVSLRESQSDLTREVSLSHDRFKKRLIESGPNQLYLTQLGLTDKSGKVLKSGQDKYRQINRYIEILDSLVCSVPSGSIKHVCDMGSGKGYLTFALYDYLINVRKLDVSVTGVEYRADLVALCNNIAEKASFDKLRFVEGTIAEFSSDSVDLLIALHACDTATDDAIIKGIRCGAQLVVVAPCCHKQVRRQMEKVKVRNHLSPLTRHGVFMDRQSEMLTDAIRVLILEYFGYRVKVIEFISDVHTPKNVLIAGVKGNVSVARKAAILEDLTALKRYFGITEHYLERAFLQQ is encoded by the coding sequence ATGATTGATCCCGAAATATTTGAAGAGTTCCGTATAAGAATTCACCAGGTTGTTGCTAGTGAGGCCTTCGTGAAGGCTTCCTTGGGTAATTACCATGGGATAGAGCCTGAGTTAAAAAAAATTTATATCCGGCCAGTTTTAATTAAGGGTCATAAGATGTTGGCGTTTACATATCGCTATAAAACCAGGGATATATTCAAGAATTTTTTTGTTGACGAGGGCATAGCGCTGTTGGAGCAGTTTGTAGTTAGTGGATTTCGGATATGCACTGTTTTAAGCACTTCTGGCGAGTTTGTATTGGAGGTGAATAAGAAGGGAAAGGTTTCTTTGCGTGAGTCGCAGAGTGACCTCACCCGGGAGGTTAGTCTTAGCCATGACCGTTTTAAAAAACGGTTGATTGAATCTGGCCCGAATCAGCTATATCTAACACAGTTAGGGCTTACAGATAAGTCAGGCAAGGTTCTCAAATCAGGGCAGGATAAGTATAGGCAGATTAACAGATATATAGAGATACTTGATAGTTTGGTGTGTTCTGTGCCTTCTGGATCTATAAAGCATGTTTGTGACATGGGTTCGGGCAAGGGATATCTTACTTTTGCTTTATATGACTATCTTATTAATGTGCGCAAGCTGGATGTTAGTGTCACGGGAGTTGAATACAGAGCCGATCTTGTAGCCTTATGTAATAATATAGCTGAGAAGGCTTCCTTTGATAAATTGAGGTTTGTGGAGGGCACGATTGCTGAGTTCTCTTCTGACTCAGTTGACCTTTTAATAGCGTTGCATGCCTGCGACACGGCGACCGATGATGCGATAATAAAAGGTATAAGGTGTGGGGCTCAACTGGTTGTTGTAGCACCCTGTTGCCATAAGCAGGTCCGCAGACAGATGGAGAAGGTTAAGGTCCGAAATCATCTGTCACCCCTGACCAGGCATGGGGTCTTTATGGACCGGCAGTCAGAGATGTTAACAGATGCTATCCGGGTTCTTATTTTGGAATATTTTGGATATAGAGTTAAAGTTATAGAGTTTATCTCTGACGTTCATACACCTAAGAATGTGTTGATTGCAGGCGTGAAAGGGAATGTATCCGTAGCTCGTAAGGCTGCTATTTTAGAAGATTTGACAGCACTTAAGAGATACTTCGGCATTACTGAACACTATTTGGAAAGGGCATTTCTGCAGCAATAG
- the rplQ gene encoding 50S ribosomal protein L17, translated as MRHGKKVNHLGRTDSHRKAMLANMASSLIKHKRITTTLAKAKALRTYVEPIITKSKNDTTHSRRVVFGYLQDKETVTELFRDVAAKVANRPGGYTRIIKLNNRLGDNAEMALIELVDYNEVYGKDTAVVEKKTTRRGRSKAKKSESVANAVVAEASTEAAAAEADETKDSENTNENKGE; from the coding sequence ATGAGACACGGTAAAAAAGTAAACCACTTAGGAAGAACAGATTCACATAGAAAGGCAATGTTGGCCAACATGGCTTCCTCGCTTATTAAACATAAAAGAATCACAACTACTTTGGCTAAAGCAAAGGCGTTGCGTACATATGTTGAACCTATTATTACAAAGTCTAAAAATGATACTACGCATTCTCGTCGTGTAGTTTTTGGATATTTGCAAGACAAGGAAACGGTGACTGAGTTATTCCGGGATGTTGCTGCTAAGGTTGCGAATCGCCCTGGGGGTTATACAAGGATCATTAAGCTAAATAATCGATTGGGTGACAATGCGGAAATGGCATTAATCGAACTTGTTGATTATAATGAAGTTTACGGTAAAGATACTGCGGTAGTTGAGAAGAAGACAACTAGACGTGGTAGAAGTAAAGCCAAGAAGTCTGAATCAGTTGCGAACGCCGTGGTTGCTGAAGCTTCGACAGAAGCTGCCGCAGCTGAAGCTGACGAGACTAAGGACTCTGAAAATACAAATGAGAACAAAGGAGAATAG
- a CDS encoding DNA-directed RNA polymerase subunit alpha → MAILAFQKPDKVIMQKSTDFDGTFEFRPLEPGFGVTIGNALRRILLSSLEGYAITSIRFSGVSHEFSTIKGVVEDLTEIILNLKQVRFKKVGDSGDTEKIFIVISAQDQFLAGDITRFSNNFEVLNPDFVICNMEKSVTLEVEMTINKGRGYVPAEENKVSDAVVGVIAIDSIFTPMKNVKYTIENYRVEQKTDYEKLVLDISTDGSIHPEEALKEAAKILIQHFMLFSDENLVLESQAKEETKEVDEEILHMRKILKTELVDLDLSVRALNCLKAADIRTLADLVSYDVADMLKFRNFGKKSLTEIQELVKSKSLSFGMNLAKFKLDEE, encoded by the coding sequence ATGGCAATCTTAGCTTTTCAAAAACCCGATAAGGTGATCATGCAGAAATCGACTGATTTCGACGGTACATTTGAATTTCGTCCATTAGAACCTGGTTTCGGTGTAACAATTGGTAATGCCTTGAGGAGAATCTTACTTTCTTCTTTGGAGGGTTATGCCATTACGAGCATTCGTTTTTCTGGCGTTTCTCATGAGTTTTCTACTATCAAAGGTGTTGTTGAGGATCTTACTGAAATTATCCTGAACCTTAAGCAGGTTCGTTTTAAGAAGGTGGGTGATTCAGGTGATACAGAAAAGATATTTATTGTGATAAGCGCACAAGACCAGTTTCTTGCCGGCGATATCACGAGGTTCTCAAATAATTTCGAAGTGCTAAATCCTGATTTTGTAATATGCAATATGGAGAAGTCTGTCACTTTGGAAGTTGAGATGACGATTAACAAGGGCCGCGGTTATGTGCCGGCAGAAGAAAATAAGGTCAGTGATGCGGTTGTTGGGGTGATTGCTATTGATTCTATCTTCACACCGATGAAGAACGTGAAGTATACGATCGAGAATTATCGTGTAGAACAAAAAACGGATTACGAAAAGTTAGTTTTAGATATCTCCACCGATGGTTCTATCCATCCTGAAGAGGCACTCAAGGAGGCAGCTAAGATTTTAATTCAGCACTTTATGCTGTTCTCTGACGAGAATCTTGTTTTGGAGTCTCAGGCTAAGGAGGAAACCAAGGAAGTGGATGAAGAGATCCTACATATGCGTAAGATACTCAAGACTGAGCTGGTAGACTTAGATTTGTCTGTGAGAGCCCTTAACTGTTTGAAGGCCGCCGACATTAGAACTTTAGCGGATTTAGTCTCATATGATGTGGCTGACATGCTTAAGTTCAGGAACTTTGGCAAAAAATCTCTCACTGAAATTCAGGAACTCGTTAAGTCTAAGAGTTTGTCTTTCGGTATGAACCTGGCCAAATTCAAATTAGACGAGGAATAG
- the rpsD gene encoding 30S ribosomal protein S4, with amino-acid sequence MARYTGPKSKIARKFREPIFGPDKVLDRKNYPPGQHGVSKRRGKQSEYAVQLMEKQKVKYTYGVLERQFRNLFTKASSKSGITGDNLLQLLEARLDNTVYRLGIAPTRAGARQLVSHKHITVNGEVVNIPSYQLRAGDVVAVREKSKSLESITNSVAGRVINKFNWLDWDAADLSGKFLAYPNRDEIPENIKENLIVELYSK; translated from the coding sequence ATGGCAAGATATACCGGACCTAAGTCCAAAATAGCCCGTAAGTTCAGAGAGCCGATTTTTGGCCCTGATAAAGTTCTGGATAGAAAGAATTATCCTCCAGGTCAGCATGGCGTCTCTAAGCGTAGAGGTAAGCAATCAGAATATGCTGTCCAGTTAATGGAGAAGCAAAAGGTTAAGTACACCTACGGAGTGTTAGAACGTCAATTCCGTAACCTATTTACTAAAGCTTCATCTAAGTCTGGTATCACAGGAGATAATTTATTACAGCTTCTTGAAGCGCGTTTAGATAATACTGTATACAGACTGGGAATTGCTCCAACTCGTGCCGGTGCACGTCAGCTGGTGAGTCACAAGCATATCACTGTCAACGGCGAAGTTGTGAACATCCCGTCTTATCAGTTGAGAGCAGGAGATGTCGTTGCAGTTCGCGAAAAATCTAAGAGCCTGGAGTCGATTACTAATTCAGTTGCAGGCCGGGTGATTAACAAGTTCAATTGGTTGGACTGGGATGCGGCTGATTTGTCAGGTAAATTTTTAGCATATCCAAATCGTGACGAGATTCCTGAAAATATTAAAGAAAACCTAATAGTAGAGTTATACTCTAAGTAA
- the rpsK gene encoding 30S ribosomal protein S11 — MAKSKKVTKKRIVVIEPVGQAHINATFNNIIVTLTNVNGQTISWSSAGKMGFKGSKKNTPYAAGQAASDCGKVAFDLGLRKVDVFVKGPGSGRESAIRTLQVAGLEVTSIKDITPLPHNGCRPPKKRRV, encoded by the coding sequence ATGGCTAAAAGTAAAAAAGTTACCAAAAAGCGGATTGTTGTGATTGAGCCTGTAGGACAGGCGCATATCAATGCTACTTTTAACAACATCATCGTTACCTTAACCAACGTAAACGGTCAGACGATTTCGTGGTCATCTGCAGGTAAGATGGGATTCAAGGGTTCTAAGAAGAATACACCGTATGCAGCCGGTCAGGCCGCTTCAGATTGCGGTAAAGTAGCTTTTGATTTAGGACTTCGTAAAGTAGATGTTTTCGTAAAGGGTCCTGGTTCCGGACGCGAGTCTGCTATCAGAACATTGCAGGTTGCCGGTTTGGAAGTGACCTCAATTAAGGATATCACACCGCTTCCACATAATGGTTGCAGGCCTCCAAAAAAGAGAAGAGTTTAA